From Candidatus Binatia bacterium:
CGCGAATTGTTTCCCAAGTCCGCCAACGACATTGCGGTTGCTTTTGTCGACGGCAAGCTGTCCGATGATGACGTGCCCGTATTGACCGATGACTACGCGCCGACCGATAGCCTGCTTCATCCTTAGTCTTTTTCTCTTCTCCGCTTGCGCCGCGCTCCGCGACGAGCCGCCGGAGCGGGCCGTGCGCGTCAAAATCGTCGCCGACGCAAAGCTTAGAGAAAAAGATCCCCGCTGGCGCGAGACGGCCGCGGGCCTATTGCGCGCCGCTTCCGATTTTTACGAGCGCGAGTTCGGCATCCGATTGGTCGCGCAAGCCATCGAGCCATGGCAACTGGAGCAGGGCAGCCCTTTCGTCGTCACGCTGATGAAGCGCCTGGTCGAAAAATATCCGCAAAAAGATCACAATCGCGACTACGACGTGCTCGTCGGCCTTACCGGCGAGCGCGTGACTTTTTATCTAGGCGGCCGCTCCATGGTGAACCGATTCGGCGACTGTCGTGAGGGCCTGGCGAACTACATCGTGAGCTCCGTGAACGACCCCTACCGCTACACCGGTCGCAGCAGCGAGCCTCCGCTCGACGTCGTCGCGTTGATCCACGAGTTCGGCCACGTCTTCGGCGCCGAGCACGTCAAGGACATTAGCTCGATCATGAACGAAGACTTCGATTACCGTTCCGACTTCGACG
This genomic window contains:
- a CDS encoding M12 family metallo-peptidase, with amino-acid sequence MTTRRPIACFILSLFLFSACAALRDEPPERAVRVKIVADAKLREKDPRWRETAAGLLRAASDFYEREFGIRLVAQAIEPWQLEQGSPFVVTLMKRLVEKYPQKDHNRDYDVLVGLTGERVTFYLGGRSMVNRFGDCREGLANYIVSSVNDPYRYTGRSSEPPLDVVALIHEFGHVFGAEHVKDISSIMNEDFDYRSDFDAKSRSIILKNKFCAFGR